A portion of the Candidatus Latescibacter sp. genome contains these proteins:
- a CDS encoding L-2-amino-thiazoline-4-carboxylic acid hydrolase produces the protein MDKGNRNTPDGDGAGQTEPVITNFMLREIQAPIAARLIHAFAGVVGRDKALETAAEAIREDAAAAGQKMAEKFGGNSMKELGRVLRELWAEDDALEFRIIEEDERTLNFDVTRCRYAELFERLGIKELGVCLTCSRDEPFIAGFNPLIKFARTQTIMEGARICDFRFNLKLYYFACIR, from the coding sequence ATGGACAAAGGAAACAGGAATACCCCGGACGGTGATGGAGCCGGTCAAACCGAACCTGTGATAACCAATTTCATGCTCCGCGAGATCCAGGCGCCGATAGCCGCGCGCCTGATACATGCATTCGCCGGTGTTGTGGGCCGCGACAAGGCGTTGGAAACGGCCGCAGAAGCGATCAGAGAGGATGCGGCTGCGGCAGGGCAAAAAATGGCGGAGAAATTCGGCGGAAACTCCATGAAAGAGCTTGGCCGCGTCCTGCGGGAGTTATGGGCCGAAGACGACGCATTGGAATTCCGTATCATTGAAGAGGACGAACGAACCTTGAATTTCGATGTGACCCGCTGCCGCTACGCCGAGCTGTTCGAAAGGCTGGGGATTAAGGAACTGGGCGTCTGCCTCACCTGCAGCCGCGACGAGCCGTTCATCGCGGGATTCAACCCGCTGATAAAATTCGCGCGGACTCAGACCATCATGGAGGGCGCCCGGATCTGCGATTTCCGGTTTAACTTGAAGTTATACTATTTCGCTTGCATACGTTAA